In the Streptomyces sp. 3214.6 genome, GTACGGAACTTCTTCGGCTGAGGGGTTGGCGAGCGACGCATGAAGCTGGACTCGATGTACCAGGAAGTCATCCTGGACCACTACAAGCACCCGCACGGGCGTGGTCTGCGTGATGGCGACGCCGAGGTGCACCATGTGAACCCGACCTGCGGCGACGAGATCACCCTGCGCGTGAAGTACGACGGCACGAAGATCGAGGACGTCAGCTACGAGGGCCAGGGCTGTTCCATCAGCCAGGCCAGCGCGTCCGTCCTGAACGACCTCCTGGTCGGCAAGGACCTGGCCGAGGCGCAGCGGATCCAGGAGACCTTCCTGGAGTTGATGCAGTCCAAGGGCCGGATCGAGCCCGACGACGTGATGGAGGAGGTGCTGGAGGACGCGGTCGCGTTCGCCGGCGTCTCCAAGTACCCGGCCCGGGTCAAGTGCGCCCTCCTCAGCTGGATGGCGTGGAAGGACGCGACGGCCCAGGCCCTGG is a window encoding:
- the sufU gene encoding Fe-S cluster assembly sulfur transfer protein SufU, with the protein product MKLDSMYQEVILDHYKHPHGRGLRDGDAEVHHVNPTCGDEITLRVKYDGTKIEDVSYEGQGCSISQASASVLNDLLVGKDLAEAQRIQETFLELMQSKGRIEPDDVMEEVLEDAVAFAGVSKYPARVKCALLSWMAWKDATAQALGGADAERKTA